The genomic interval aaataattttctaatggTTTATGACTGAAGCAAGTATGAACTATTTTCAATAAAAACGGTAAAGTTACCTTTAACACCATAGTTACAACAATGAATGACAATCTAAGAGATTCTGAGCTAATATTGTTAAGCATACTCTATACCCTCTCCTGTACAAAGGAATAAAGGAGATGTTGATTTTGATGGGCTACAATGCATCATTATTAGCATCGCGTGCTTAGAGCTTGGACAGAGCAAGCAGCCCAACCAGcttataaaaaaaactttctagGATAATTTCAGCGAATTGCAATGTTATTTGACAAATGGTAAAGTCGGATATTGGCTGGGTTTGATTGTGGTTGCGCATAATTCACCTTGAGAGCATATATGAGTCTAGAGGGCGCTTTGGAGCATGTGTAGAGGTCATGATAGACCAAAATACTTTTAAGGGAGGAGATTTTTCTTCCCAACAGCTTTTGGTGTCAGGGGAATGCTAATGATGAGGTTTTTATTGTTTTGTCAACAGATGTTGGAGATCCAATGAGGATTGGGAGGACTACTGTACATGATCTTGACAATGTCAACCAGcttgaaaaaataaaaaccaaactttTCAAGGATGTTTTCAGCAAATTTTGTTGTGATTTGACCAATGGCACAGTAGGACTTTGGCTGGGTTTGATTGTGGTTGCGCATATTTCAGCTTCAGAGCATGTATGAGTATGGAGGATACCTGGGTGATCTTTTGCTGTCCAGAGTGCTTATGGTGAGGTTTTTATTGTTTTCTCAATGGATGTTGAGAGCGATCCAATGAAGATTGAGAGGACTATTGTTCATGATCTTGACAATGTTTGGGTTTCATCTTGATTTTTGGTCTCACATAACATACATGGTTTTCCTCAGTGCAATAGGGGTTAGGGAAAACCACATTATATTACTATTcttttgtgtgtgtgcatgtgtgtgtGATACTCCATCACATGGATTAGCAGTGGATATCATTCTACATTCTTTTATAAGCATTGAATTTCAATTTACCCAGGGTGATTGAAACAATAAGCATCTTTCTTTTATAATTGAGAGAGCTACCGTACACAATGACAATGTCTGAGTTTCATTTCACTAGTTGATCTCATATATCTCTATGTGCACCATATTGCTTTTGTTTTTCTTATATGATTTTCAATCATGGGAAACAGACTCTATCAAGTGGGTTTGCGGTGGATATGATTGGGGCATTCTATAAGCATTGGATTTCAATCTTCCAAGGGCAGTTTGAGATGGTAAATTTAAGCATCTTCCTTGCTATAATTGATCATACCCATAATTCTTTAATAGTGACAATACTAACAAGCAATGTTAAGGCAGCATAACAACATGTAATATATGAACACACGTGATACCTACAAGTGATATGAAAACACAAGTTTCTCGTATCTTTAAAGAAATGCATCTTCATGGTTGATGTAGTCAACACAAGAAAAGCACAAATTTTTTATGGATGGCAAGGATCTCAATCAACACCAAAGGGTTCTATTAAGAGATTTTATGAGGTTTAATATATCTTTAGGGTGATTGAGAATGTCACAATTGTTGGCACAACTAGGTTTTCTAGGAACCATACTTCAAAAAAGGAAGGCCAAGCAAGAAAGCTATTAGAAGACGTAGGCAAAAGCATGGATTTAAGTTTCATTGTGTCAAGTAGCATGGGTAAATCATTTCATTGATGACCGACATGTGGAACAGCCCAACACTTCTTGCATTATGATCTTTTTGCCATCTCATTAGACCCTTCAGCATTGTGATTTCCTTTGCATAGGAACGACCGCCTCATCGTGATCCATCTGACAAGAACCTTTGGCATTCAAACGATCTCCTTCGCATTGAAATCTCCTCTACATTGGAAGGACTCACCCTATGCCAGCATTGTGATCTCGATCTCACAAGATGACCTCCCTTTACATTAGAGCACTTTCGACATTGCTATATCAATCTCACAGTTAGCTCCTCCCTTTACATCAACTCCTCTACATTGACACTCTACGAAAACCATAGCAAGTCAAGTAAGCTTTTCGTCTCCTATTTCTCttattcctcttcctcttcctctgacACTAATACTGCACCCACCAATATCATCTCGAGCTAGACGAGGACTGAACCCCAGCTCGACTTGAAATTGCAAACCTTGGGAAAAAAACAATTAGTACTATCAAGTAATATCTATATAATGTTGTCACATAAAGGGTTATTTATGTAGATATTCAAGTAGTGCTATATAGCAAGCATCCATTAAATTCTTTTATAAAGATTGTTAAAAGTATATGTTGCTTAAAGATAAAAGGAAATCTATCATTTCAAGTTTGAGTGACAGTGCAACGATTACACAAAGCTCGATGGGAAGAAATAGTCATTAGGGCGAAGATCTTAGTGAATTTAAACTTTAACCCATATCTTTTGATGATATTTAATGCTGGAAACATATAGTCACCAGAAAAAAATTAACTTGTGAAAGGGTAGAGGCTCAACTGCTCAAGGCAGTGTGCAAGCAATAAAGGTTGAAGAGGTTAGTATAGCTGTCATCTCAGAGGAAAGAATATCCATTTTAAAGTATGCTTTATAAAGTCATCCCTTTTAGAGTGCCTTATACAAATTCAATTTGTGGAATGAATATTTATACTAAGGAGTTGTTTAAACATTTAATGGAGATTTAAGAAAGAGCCTGAGTCTAAAAGATATCTTGGAGGTGGAAGTTCAAGGCATCAACATAGTTAACCCAACATATTTTagagtaaatgtccaaaaaaaaacttttaagtcattgaATCGATTAGATTCAAACAAGTACAATAATATAACAATTAGTAAAGTTTTGACAATGGTTCACAGGTGGTGAATCCATGAGAGGCATAGAAGATATAGAAAAACTTATGTAGCACAATGTTGTCTCAAGACATCAAATAAGCaatgagaaaaagaaaagaaatgtcaATTATCCACAGGTGGAGAAATATAGGGAACCCCCCTGTATAAAAAAAATAGCATCATAATCTGAGTATTATATAAATGGGCTCGATTGAGTTGGAGTTAGGGATTAAGATGATTTAAATGTGTGAAAAGGAAGAAAACCTCTTTAGagtatcacctgatgcaatctaatCAAACGGTAAATCTACACCTTGTCCAAATGGAAATTTGTCCATTTGTTGGTTTCAGCGAGGTGTTGGACATTAGTTTAATGTGAAACACCTAAGCATTTAGCTATAGCCAAGCTAACTAGATTTTCCCTAACTCTTTAAAAACACTACTCTAGGGTGCTTTTCACAAAACTTTGATGTGTTTGTAGTTTGCACAACAAGATTTTGATTACATTTCATTGTACATGTAGGATTTTCACCATAGGAGTACTTTATAGACTATAGGAGCTTTAGGGTAGGTTGTGGGAGCCCAAAAATTTATAGGGaggaattttttttccttctagaAGAGAGTTTATAGTatctaaaaattaattcaaatgttGCTTTCATTATTTCCTCTATTAGTTTGGAGACAAAAAAACCATAGATGATTCAGAAAGCTACTTTTTGCGGCAGGAATAGTCaataatttatgttttaaaatactACTTTCTCTTCTAATGAATAAACTTAATTTTGTCTTCATAGAGTAGGCTTTAGGGTCAGCAACATTATATAGCACTTTTTTTTCTCTGAgtggatttttttttctgttaCAGGGGACAAAGATTCCTAACAAAGAATTCAAGATTAAGGTGTCAAGGTTACTCTGCATTTTAGAAACACTACACTTGAATCTAAAGAGAGCAGTTTGGGGTGGTGAATCCAAGTTATCTATCTCGTTTGGATTTATCCTACTGATAATCCTGGTTGTTCTTTTGGTAGTATCAAGACCAATATTGTTAAAGCTACCTTCGACCCTAGAAGGGGGCATTGGAGCACTTTTGGTCCATTCAAAAGGTGTGGCATTCCAGCATCTCTAATGATGTGGCATTCCAAGAAACATAATTCTCAAATAATTGTTTTATTCTCAGTAAAGGCTATCTTGATTAGTTAACCATCATATAATATGATGCCAAGATGATGAGAGCAAAACTGAAGGTCCAGAAAATAGGATACAGAATGGGCATCTTCACTGACCCAAAGAACTATCCAACATCATGCCTTTTACTTCCATCAATCATATAACTCATTTCCTGCAGTAGGTCAAGGCATCCAAGGTTTTATCTTTACTTCAATCAAGGTGGGTCGATTTAACATCAGAAAATAAATTGATCCATTGAACAAAACTTGCATGGCATTTGGATATATCTAAATAAAAACTAATAAATGCATACATTGCACAGCTAGCTGTAAAATTACCATCACTTTCAGTTTCGTTTGAGTTGTCTTTCTCATCCATTCTGTTCCAGGTATTTTTCCATTCCATCACCTGTTTCAATAACTTCCAACTAGGTCAGAATCACCAATCAATCATAAACATTTACTAAAAAAGAGAAAACCTAGAATTACACCTCATCTTGTGTTGAGCATGAAGTAGATCCTGCTGATAAATCTGATGCAGCCTGAAACAGCATGTTATAATCATAggatagaaaaaaaaactaaattccaATTTATAATCGTTCATTCCAACTTATAAGCTTGACTATCTCATCTAGCTCAAAACAAGGATAACATCTCTTGGAAGAATAGTCAAGCACTCATTAACTCTACTGCTGCTGAAAAAATGCATAAGTTTCTCAGCAATTATGAGGTAAAATGATTCCATTCTTCATCAACTAAGCTAATAATTATATTTGTAGAAGTATGAGACAAGGCAACTGATTATTCTACCATCCGATCAATATGATATATCTTTCTTTAGAGGCATATATTATGATAACGAAATACAGAATTAAGCTATAACGGAAAACCAGGCAAGAGTCCATCCATGCTTGATGAATAGGGATCATAAAAAGATGGTTCCTTGTAGGTTaagagagggaaaaaaaaatacaatgtcAATTGTCAAGTCTTCAACTGATTTCAAATTCTAGTGAATAACTTATTAGATAGTATACAGCATGTGCCAAGCATCTACACTTATTCATAATCCACTCTAAGATTATTTGACCGGTTTTTTTTCTTTGGGGTTTTAGATCCCTTGAAAAAGCCACTCCATGAAGAACAGGTTTAAACTTAAGAAACAGAATATGTTCAATTTCATAACAAACTCAGTTCATTAATTTCATTTATTTATACTTTGGACTAATCTCGGACATTCTAATCCGACACATGACCACCTCAACAAAGTATACGAATCAGTTTCGTAACAAACTCAGTTGATTAATTTCATTTATGTATACTCTGGATCTGGAAAGGGAACCTTGGAAAGGTAAAGTTGTAGCTGTATGACCTAGAGATCACGAGTTCGAGTCTCGAAAACATGCAAGAGGGTAAGGTTGTACAATAGACCCTTTCTGAGACGAAGAAGATTTAGGTTACAAAAAGCCAAACAAGAAGGACATAATCAATAATCCTCTAGGAAAAATGATAAGTAGAAATTGAAACCCTAGAAACACATCGAAATCAATAATGGGCTAAAGAAAGAATCGAACAAAAACATAATCATTCTTCCACATCCTTAGGTACGGTAAAAACAATCCCAAATCAAAGATCAAATACAAGAGGTGTTAAGAAATGAAGGAAAAATATGGGAACTACGCAGTAATCTCGAGATCGGACGACAGGGAAGAGGTCGAGAATGCGCCGGAACTCCCGCTCGTCCATGGCTTTCGGCGACTTGCACTTGGCTTCCGCCAGCACATCGTGCCTTATTCCTAACGTAATAAATTACTAAAACACGGATTGGCTGCCAAAATCAAGCCCTGGTTTCGGCCCAACCCAGCATACTCTCAATTTGTGTCTACCTCTTACAACATAAATTAGGATTCAAGCCCCGGGTGGTTCGGCCCAACCCAAACCATTCTTTCTTTAGATGAAGTCAATATTATCCTGATGAAATCATGTTTAGCTCGCATACTCTTGCTATCACAATGATTAATGATTAAtgattaataattataattaataaaaagtGAATATATATGTGCAACTAATCTCACCACATTGGACCCTATAATTATCCGTTCTTGAGGTAtgacataattattataatttaactATGAAAATTAAGAtgaataaattattaattataaaaatattaaagttgTATGTAGTGAGTAGAGTCAGGATTGAATCCATCAAATTACTCGTTTCATCAAATAATTTAAACAGATCGAGTTGAAATATTATCAATATATTTAAAGGCGGATCCAAGTTGGTCGTCTCGTGTGAGTCGACCTATGTAGGTCGGCTTGTGGTGGGCTTAGATTGGCCCGCGAGTTGAGGAAATATATATAGGTCGGCTTGTAGTGGGCTTAGATTGGCCAGCGAGttgagaaaatatatatatatataatgttgaaATATTTAAAGGAcaatttaataatctaaatttaaaatttttaattttgtctatttatttttttagctCTTGAGTATCCGTCAAACTCCTAACCCGCCTTGAATTAGATTTAGTATCAAAATAAGCACTAGTGGAGGTGAATAGTGcatatcatttttttaattttttcagaaGACTTCGAGGGATAACATagtggaaaagaaaaaaaaacacaatgctaacacattTCTTTTTACTTAGTTTATAGCCTGATGATTGCTAATCTATGATCATTGATGGCTTTTATTGGACAAACTACTAAAAACTCGAAAATTACAAAAGAATAAATTAAAAACACAATTATACCAACAAGAAAGAGTAAGACTTTTGGCGTTGTTGTCAGAGTAGTGTTTCACCATTGTAGAGTAGTTTTCGGAGCAGCATGCGAATATGAAAGTCATGGAGAATGATATGTTTCAAGTGCTGGTCGaactctccttttatagccctttccAAGCGCCTTAATAGAGGCTGAAGTGGTGGGACCTCAGCAAAGCTCTATTCGTCAAAATTTATCCTGATCCAAGCGCTTGGAAGCTAATGTGCTTCGGCCAATCAGAAGTTGCCACCTCATCTTGCTGTTGGGTTGGGTTTAGGGCACCTAGATCCCTTCCAAGTGCCTGAATCAGTTGTTTTCAGGCTTTAACTCCTGCATCATAGAGTTAGCATAGAATAATAATATGAAAGCAAACATAAAGTAATTTGACAATCTCGAGACTGTCTCGTCTTGACTTTGgatttcgttgaaactctaggttagacctgttggaaccccaaggttgttttggtgtgatcaacaaattaagttaggtcttgtgtgtatttaaccttgtgtctaagtgtgcaggagcttaggaacacaggtagtcgagcggaagacgcagctagcgagaaggacggcagtctgagggatgaggtgctgcagaagagtacactggcggacgagaaggaagcgtgcggtgattccgagggacgaaagtcggagcggaagattgctcggggagcaagagacgcagctagcgaaaaggacggcacgcggtgcgtccgagggacgaagactgcggatgagtacgccggcggacgagaaggaaacacgcagcgattccaagggacgagaagccggagggaaacccgctcgagaagaccggaacttgggttcgggtgaacccttttccggatggcagagatcacccaagcaagcggatccggagtagaagacccggattgagccgaaccaaaccggagcagtggtccccgatgaaaaagtcaacgttggttgactttgggctccggggcgcccggaacagtccggggcgcccggagcagcccggggcacccggaacccttccgggcgctcggaccagtattttgaccagatcgagtcaaaactcgatctgaacgttgggggataaaatttatcgcccttagggcgcccggaacccttccaggcgccccgaccaaggctataaatatagccttggtccagaagctttagataaactcagaaatttacattctaaacacttgtgcgcttctgttctagtttagcttctgtcttttgtgctttcactgctgtaagaggcttctccgcctgaaggagatattttagtgcacgttcattccttggattaacaacctccttggttgtaaccaagtcaaattgtgagcctcttctttctgctttttatttactgctaatttactttatgcaagtgttctgttaaaagttcgagaagggtcttttctgtttattttttttcaggctattcaacccccccttctagccggcccaacggtcctacaagtggtatcagagccgagacgcttcaggaggactaaccgccgaacgaagcaacgagatggccggatctaacatccacccaccaaaattcgagggggactttgcaagctggaagaagcacatggaggtatttttcggtaccgattttgatttattactaacaatggaacacggttttgaagctcccgagggcaaagcgaaaaatcaatggacaaagaaagagcaggtcgAGTACGTGGCAAATAAGAAAGAAGAATTCCATCTACTAACCGtacttccaccacaagaagtcaaccgtgtcggcacctacaactcggcaaaggagctttgggagaagttccttgaattacacgaaggaacatccgaagccaagcttgcgagacgggacttacttcataaccagctcaccaacctccgtcttgaagaaggtgaaacaattgcacatctacactcgaggatacaagagttcatcaccggactttcgaatctcggagaagaggtaagtaaccgagattcgctcaggtacgctttaaattccttccctagaaattcaaaatgggcatcactagtagatgctttttacatttcgaaggacttagaaaaaatttcattagaagaattttttttaacatttgaagtgcatgagtcaagatgtgcaggaatgagggagccaaagaacaacgtcgccctcaaagcttcgagagacgaacctgaatcgaaatcttctctcgacgacgaggaaatggtaatgatggtaagacgatttaagaagttatacaattctagaaaaactaaccatccacagggaagaaagaaaagaactatccgctgctaccattgcgacgaagaagggcatgtcaaggacaactgccctaagctgaagaacaaagacaaggaaaagggtaagaagcctatccaaaaacgaaaggccctgaaggcgacgtgggacgatacctcgtccgaatcagaagtcgaagtattttccggactcgcactgatggcgagtcataaagacgacgactgcgattcaagctcttccgaaatgagcatcgagagcatcgatgaagggggagacacgtcggaagaaagcagcagctcagggggagaaacggacaacgagatcgacaaggtaagttaggtacgttctcttcctcccgataaaatatttaagttcgttaaacttttaacaaaagattgctgcaaattagaaagtgaaaataaaaatttaaaagtaattctagctaagtcttgtcccttagatgaattagataaattaaaaatagcaaatgaaaaattgaaatttgaaaatgatgatttgaaaattcaagtagataacttgaaaaactatgcatgttcatctagaaccaattttagaagatttaataatttaaattggtactttaaatatcacccgggacaaattaggaacatttcaagaaaatatgtccctaaaagcttcttaattaatccagtagggtggaacctatattgggttcctaaatcatgcctaaactaaattgtaaaattagcgctttaagtgaaaaaattaaacaaagaatttccttatgaggctttgtcaaggaagtggttgttgcaccaataaccaagaagacctagtgcctcgccacgacctggaagtcaaaatattgaaataaatgtttaattaacttacgaataaaacattaatacaagaattaattagtgctttaaaaaggttattcaaaacattttatttcagaaatttacttacttagaattttttttccctaagttttttttgtgcttaaaaattctcaaaaatttaagttaggattttttttggatttttttttcttacttagaaaaattcttaaaaatcatttcttcctaagttgaaaactttttcctgaaactagaaatctcagcttaaataacttaaaatttttttaaaatttcttaaaaacctagaaattttttttctatgtttttaaacccttagattgttttttcttggaatcccatttttttgtgatcaaagggggagaaagcaaagtataagtctagggggaggtagatagattttaatctttttctatctttttgcacttaaattgcaaattaagttaatttacttaactttattttatatctattttaaccctagcttaacttaggttgatcacaccaaaaagggggagattgttggaaccccaaggttgttttggtgtgatcaacaagttaagttaggtcctgtgtgtatttaaccttgtgtctaagtgtgcaggagcttaggaacacaggtagtcgagctgaagacgcagctagcgagaaggacggcagtccgagggacgaggtgctgcggaagagtacactggcggacgagaaggaagcgtgcggtgattccgagggacgaaagccggagcggaagattgctcggggagcaagagacgcagctagcgagaaggatggcacgcggtgcgtccgagggacgaagactgcggatgagtacgccggaggacgagaaggaaacacgcagcgattctgagggacgagaagccggagggaagcccgctcgagaagaccggaagttgggttcgggtgagcccttttccggatggcagagatcacccaagcaagcggatccggagtagaagacccggatcgagccgaaccaaaccggagcagtggtccccggatgaaaaagtcaacgttggttgactttgggctccggggcgcccggaacagtccggggcgcccggagcagcccggggcgcccgaagagtcaaaactcgatctgaacgttgggggataaaatttatccccccagggcgcccggaacccttccaggcgccccgaccaaggctataaatatagccttggtccagaagctttgaatcaactcagaaatttacattctaaacacttgtgcgcttctgttctagtttagcttctgtcttttgtgctttcactgctgtaagaggcttctccgcctgaaggagatattttagtgcacgttcattccttggattaacaacctccttggttgtaaccaagtcaaattgtgagcctcttctttctgctttttatttactgctaatttactttatgcaagtgttctgttgaaagttcgagaagggtcttttctgtttatttttttcaggctattcaaccccccttctagccggccgaaCGGTCTTACAAGACCGACATCTAATGTTCCCTCAACGAGGATCACTTCCTCACCtattcctcttaggagagtttatctGTTGCCAAACATCCAGCCTCCTaacttgtttggacttttgtTCAGCATTCGATCTTGACTTTCGGGACTTTCGGCTAGACGTCCGATTTTCAACCCACATAGACTTCTATCTGGTGTACACAACCCCCAAGGTTTTTACCCGATGTCCTCAATCTGTCAAGACTTCTGTCCAGTCCATCCGATCAGGACTTCTTTATCCAATCCATTCAACCAAGACTTCTTTCCCAATTTACTCAATCAGGACTTCTTTACCTAACCTCAACTAGAACTTTCCTACACACATAGTTAAACTCGTTAGATCACAAAaaccaataactttgaatttttaccaatatcaaaatataaatttgattagtTAATGCTTTTAGCACAAACAACACACTGAAATGTGTTAAGTAGAACTTATCATTGATGATTAATATATTGTACTATCAACTAATGAAATTGAGGACTTAATAAAAACTTATATCGCAAGTTATCCTTTTGCACCATTGGCACCTTGTTCCACTTGAGTTACATGTTGCCATGTTGGATTCCATGTAAAATTaaagtattaaaataaatatagtaGAAAAAGAAATCCATCATAGATCCAAGTAAATTCTAATTACATCATAGATTTTATACAAACGTTACCTCTTGATGTGTAAAACTCTTTTACGCATCTAGAGAGTCTGATCGATGTCAGGATAATCAGTACATTCACGTCTCTAGCAGTATCCACATGAGCACAGTCTCTGCCTGT from Zingiber officinale cultivar Zhangliang chromosome 6B, Zo_v1.1, whole genome shotgun sequence carries:
- the LOC121992365 gene encoding uncharacterized protein LOC121992365, giving the protein MDEREFRRILDLFPVVRSRDYCAASDLSAGSTSCSTQDEVMEWKNTWNRMDEKDNSNETESDDAFWQKLRRAAEGKVGPKRAEKFCEAFRMAHEKLVNKELSAEAARRFINNGH